The DNA region TGCCCGCCTATCTCGGTTACCTGAGTGGACATACGATACAAAGCACTGGCAAATGAAAAGGTCATACCTTATCGTGCTGATCTTTTTCATGCTTGTTGCCTGCCAGCCGGAAACTGTTACTGAGGAACGGGTCAATGGGAACGGCGGTTCATACCAAAATATTGCACCGAACGAACTGAGCCTTATGTTGAAAAACAAGGATTTTGTCCTTGTCAATGTGCATATCCCTTTTACAGGCAATATCCCAGACACAGACCTGTCCATTCCCTATAATCAGATCAGTGTGCCTGAATATTTAAATCAACTCCCCGCAGATAAGGATGCAATGATTGTGTTGTACTGCCGCAGCGGGCGCATGAGCGAAATTGCGGCGACAGAACTTGTTTCGCTTGGGTATACAAATATCTGGAATTTCAACGGCGG from Anaerolineales bacterium includes:
- a CDS encoding rhodanese-like domain-containing protein — its product is MKRSYLIVLIFFMLVACQPETVTEERVNGNGGSYQNIAPNELSLMLKNKDFVLVNVHIPFTGNIPDTDLSIPYNQISVPEYLNQLPADKDAMIVLYCRSGRMSEIAATELVSLGYTNIWNFNGGMVAWEQAGYQIEQ